A window of Carassius carassius chromosome 48, fCarCar2.1, whole genome shotgun sequence genomic DNA:
GAAAGAGCAACTCCTGatgaaatgttcaaataaatttcccaaatgacaaaataatattttttccccttttcccaTCATTTTAACCATTATACAGTACAAGGTGAAAGCTTAACTAAAgcatttagtcgactaaaacagGTCAAGTTGACTAAATATGATACAACTAACAGTTAGATTTGAAACAGGACAAAGACTCAATgaataacagctgataaaatgaAGACGATCTACAGCACAGACTCGGACTGGTTACCTTCTGCAGTGCAGACGTCAGGATTCTGGTGGCGTCGGTGAACTGAGGGGAGTCTCGGCCGTAGCGGCGGACGATCTCCTCCAACCCCGCCAGCTCCAGAGAGTACAGGTCAGGAGCCGGGTCTTTGGCCAGATGCTTGTGTTTCTGCAACTGTGACAAAATACTTTAATATCACACAAAGTCGACGCGGTTTAAATGATCAGTGGAGAAGGACAattctttttacattttgacTGTCGCCACAGCAATTTAATCTGATTACAGAGACTtggtttagttattttttaaagaagattATGAATAAAAAACTCATTTTATATACATGTATGAAATGCATGAGTCAAACAAGCAGATGCAAACATTAAGgctagattaaaaataaataataacaggaTTTTATACTATATCAAAAAGAACATAAAACCTCACCAGAGCTGAGATGTCGTACAGCACCTGAACCTCCGAGAGGAACAGAAGATCGGCCTGAAACACACCGAACACATTACAACCAGTTTATCTAGACCAGCGTCTAGTTTAGGAGGGGAAACTAAAACCACCATGGATCTACTGAACAATGGTTTCTATTTGTAACAACTACTTTCACATGTCGATTATTTCGGCAAGCTAGAAGCCACTTCCTACCATGACCGAAAAACAGTCCACATCTGTAAAAAGTGTGTGAGCACTGCATACACGAGTACACATAAATAACAGATATTTGAATGACTTATTTGACATTTATGGACAAAGTCGACCTCAGATTTGTGCTTCACTAAACCACTAATCTGTGTTATTGGCTTTTATGGCCACACGTGTTAAGTGACCATATCTTCACCTCGTTATTACGACTGAGAGAGATGAGAGGAAGGGACGTGAGGATGGATCCGTCCTGGGACAGACGTCCACGGATCTGCTGCAGGGTCACGGGCAGGTCCTCGAACACGGTGTTGGCCATTCCCATCATATACAGCCTCTTAAAAACACACAATCAAGACAGTGATTTCTTTCTTTACTAACTACAAACTACATATCATTTCATtattgtttaatagtttttaagtatttttttattaacatatttaacaGTTTCGCATGAAAgttgctctttttttattttttgtgccaTATCAGCACAAAACAAggcataaaacaaatgaaaagatCAAAAAGAATAATAGTTAAGACAATTAGGCAAATGAGTTTCTTATAGTactataatgtgtatatatatatatatatatatatatatatatatatatatatatatatatttataaaactacaagcctttcatttaacatttgacaaaaaaaaaataaacttttcccTCAGAACAGTAGATCTCAAGCTACTTTGCATTTTATTGCATCAGATTTCAAGTGATTTTCGTGTACATCTTTATCTGCAGAGAACATGCATGTCAAGAAATTGGCAGGTCACACCTCCTCACTTGGGGCGAGCTGCAAGACCACAGGCGTGCTGTCAGCAAACAGAGTGTGCACCGTGTTTGCCACACTGTCCAGGGTGAACGGAACCGGCTGaaaccagacagacagacaaaaaggtGCCATCAGTCTCATGATACAAAATAAGGGAAGTCTTGCAGGGAATCTCCACGGTTAATCAATCCTAAAACATCCTCTTTTTCTGGAACTTAAAAATTAGCTgttgaactttatttttttctgttttcagggTCTAAGGGGAGTTATTTAACGTCACTCATTCTTTTAAAGGTCAAACTGAAAATCTACACGTTGAATCAAAGACATAAAAGCAAGAAAGTGCGAGACGAAAACCTGCTTTTGCATGCATGCACCACAGAACCTAAAATAACTCATGCATGTGAGAATGCATTACTCACATTTTCGAGAGGGTAAGAGGAAATGTTTCTCGGAAAGTCGAGGCTGTCCAAGCCACGCACGACGATAAGAGCATTTGCACGCGGACGTTGGAACAGCGAACCGGCAGCCAGACCAGGCCAATCAAGATCCTACAAATAAAAACCACAAGCTTACTACAGAGTTTACATGAAGACATCACATGTGCCATTACAGGACTAAATAGATGTCACACCTCATGGACAGAGAATCCCATGGTCAGGGCGACTAGATCAGGGATCTTTTCTCCTGATATGGGCCACTGTCCATCCCGAAAGGTGACGTACTGCGGGCTGCgcaaaacagtcaaactgtcACCCAAAACAcctgatgaaaaataaaacaggaaaCAATGTCAATATATTCTTACAATCTTTCTTTGCAATAAGTCACACTTGCTTCGCAATTTTAAagtctaatgcaatgacattcagataTTTTGAGATGTGTGGAAAAgtttgcaggaaaaaaaaatgtaaaaatgcattaaaaaaagaaatatgatttaaccaactaacaaaataaaaattatactataagtttttaaaatgcttaaaataaatatatttatacaaataatacATTATGTCCTATAGTGAGCAGacaataagaaatataatataacgtgaccaaaaaaaactaactaaaaaaaacaaaatcataattataatatgaatttttCCACAGTATAAATTGGGTATttctacaaaatatataaatgcatttcaaattccAGGTTGCACGAGAATAATCATAATCATACATCTAAAAGCTGAAATCACTTTTTACTATCACAATGATCAGTTTAAAAACCACAATAATAGTATCATAACCATAATCCTGATCAACAATGTGAAACATGACTGTCACATGACCTGCTAGGGCTTCCTCATTCACGATCAACATTTAATaacaaaaccatttttatttaACAGCATAAAGCAACATAAACACAATATCGTAGCAAAGGCACGTAAATTATTTGgactaaattaattttaattgtataaaCGAGAACTACTGGATTGATTTACATGACCGCGGATTA
This region includes:
- the LOC132131282 gene encoding renin receptor-like, with translation MNRAIINTVFALLCLLSGVLGDSLTVLRSPQYVTFRDGQWPISGEKIPDLVALTMGFSVHEDLDWPGLAAGSLFQRPRANALIVVRGLDSLDFPRNISSYPLENPVPFTLDSVANTVHTLFADSTPVVLQLAPSEERLYMMGMANTVFEDLPVTLQQIRGRLSQDGSILTSLPLISLSRNNEADLLFLSEVQVLYDISALLQKHKHLAKDPAPDLYSLELAGLEEIVRRYGRDSPQFTDATRILTSALQKFADDVASVYANNAVVEVVTVKTFEAPLTRKSRSILESKQISNPGSPYNLAYKYDYDYAVVFNIVLWLMIVLALSVIVISYNLWNMDPGYDSIIYRMTNQKIRMD